The Aquificaceae bacterium sequence TAAGCAGGCAAACCTTTGAGTAAAAAGGCAAGACCAAAAACCACGCCCGCTAAAAAACCAACAACCTTTGAACCCGCACTCCACCATATGTAAAGAAGGCAAATACCAAGAAATACAAAAAAGGTGAAGGTGATATCAATCTCTCCAAGAAAGCCGTAGAAAAAAAGCACATTACCAAAGGTTAGGAAAACAAGAGAGGATAGGGTGGCAAGGGAGAGGTTTCTAAAAAGATAATGGGAGAATATGCCAACGAGCAATGTGGTAAGCAAGAGAAAACTAAGGCTTACCGCCCTTGCGGTCAGCTCGCTCCAAGGTATAATTTGAGAATACAAAACTATGAGCCAGTTAAAGAGGGGAGGCTTGTTAAAGTATGGCTCGCCAAGAAAGGTAGGCTGAAGGTAGTTTCCAGAATGCCACATCTCAAAGGCTATTTGAGTGCGTAGGGATTCTTCGTTCTTGAAGGGATACCTATGAAGGTTTGGCAGGAGGCTAACAAAGGCTAAAAGGATAAAAAATAAAAACATACTCTAAAGTTTTGGCTCAAGCTCGTAGTGCTTATATACGTGCTCCCACCAATAGGAAACTCTAAGGAGCGTTCCCTCGTCAAAGGCTTTCCCTATAAGCTGTCCACCCACAGGAAGACCATCGCACATGCCTATTGGTATGGAGATGCCAGGAAGACCTGCAAGGTTTACGCTTACAGTAAAAATGTCTGAAAGATACATAGAGATGGGGTCTGAGGTTTTTTCTCCGAACTTGAAGGCGGTTGTGGGGCTTGTGGGCGTGGCAATGAGGTCTACCCTTTCAAAAGCCTTTTCAAAATCCTGTGCTATAAGCCTTCTTACTTTCATAGCCTTAAGGTAGTAGGCATCATAATACCCTGCGGAAAGGGCAAAGGTGCCAAGAAGTATTCTCCTCTTTACCTCTGGTCCAAAGCCTTCATCTCTGGTCTTTGCATACATTTCAAAAAGGTCCTTGTATTCCCTCGTCCTGTATCCAAACCTTACACCATCATAACGCGCAAGGTTAGAGGAAGCCTCAGAGGGTGCTATGATATAGTAGCAAGGTATGGCATACTTTACGTGAGGGAGAGAAACCTCTTCTACCTGCATGCCTTCCTTTTCCATCTCCTTGAGAAAGTTTTCAAAAGCTCTTCTTACACCCTCCTCCAACCCATCCTGCATAAACTCTCTAACTACACCCACCCTTAGACCCTTTACGCCTTTTCTTAGCTCTTCCGTATACTTGGGAACAGGTCTTTTACTGCTCGTGGAATCTTTAGGGTCATGTCCAGATATGACCTCCATAAGGAGTGCAACGTCTTCTGTGCGTCTGCCAAAGGGTCCTATCTGGTCAAGGGAAGAGGCAAAGGCAACAAGACCATACCTGGAAACTCTTCCATAGGTGGGCTTTAGTCCAATAACACCACAAAAGCTGGCTGGTTGACGAATAGAGCCTCCCGTATCTGAACCGAGAGAGAGGGGTGCTGAGCCTACTGCAACCGCCACCGCAGAGCCACCAGAAGAGCCACCGGGAACTCTCTCCAAGTCCCATGGATTCCTTGTGGGGAAGAAGGCGGAATACTCTGTAGAAGAACCCATGGCAAACTCGTCCATATTGGTTTTTCCAACCACTAAAGCTCCTGCCCTCCTTAGCCTCTCTATAACGGTAGCGTCATAGGGAGATATATAACCTTGCAGTATCTTTGACGCACAGGTAGTGGGATAGCCTTTTACGTTTATGTTATCTTTTATGGCTATGGGTATACCAAGTAGAGGCTTGTCCTTAGAGGGTTTGAGGCTTTTTGCCTCTTCAAGGGCTCTTTCATAAAGTGGCAGTATGTAAGCCTTGACCTTATCTTCTGTTTCTAAAAACCTTTCATAAAAGCTCTGGACCACCTCTTCTGGTTTTAGCTCTCCCTTGTTTATCAAGGAAGTGAGCTCTATTACCGACCTTTTCCACAACATGGTTTATAGTTTATCATACATCTTTGCATGGAAAGTTGCTCACACGGGAAATCGCACAACTAAAGGGAAGTTAATACCTCATCAAAAAGCGCGTAGGGTTTTATATTAAAATATTATCCCATTTACCCTTTTGAGAGGTGAAGAGATGGAGCTTTTGGAATACGACTCCTGTGGTGTTGGGTTTGTATGCAATATAAGAGGTGAAAAAAGCCACCAGATAGTCCAGTGGGGTATAGAGGCGGTAAAGAACCTCACCCATAGGGGTGCTGTGGGTGGTGATGGAAAGACTGGGGATGGTGCTGGGATTATGATTGAAATCCCTAAAAAATTCTTTGAGGACTGGCTCTCTGAAGAAGGCTATGAGCTTTCTCACATAGACAATCTTGCGGTTGGCGTGGCTTTCCTTTATGAGGATGTAAGACCTCAAATAGAGGAGCACATAAGGAGGTCTCCCTTTTCTCTGGTAGCTTGGAGGGAAGTCCCAATAGATAAGTCTGCGGTGGGTGAGTCCGCCCTAAGGGTGATGCCAAAGATATTCCATCTTCTCTTGGACGCTGAGAAGGTCTCGGAAGAAAGAAGGGAGCTGGAGCTTTATCTCCTTAGAAGACGCATAGAGACAGACAAAAAGATAAAGGACAAGGTCTACTTTGCCTCTCTCTCCTCAAGGGTGATGGTCTACAAGGGAATGCTTGTGGCACCTCAGCTGGATATTTTCTATCCAGAGCTAAAAGACCAGAGGCTTGAGTCCAGTTTCTGTCTTTTCCACCAAAGGTATTCCACCAACACCTTTCCCAACTGGAAATTAGCTCAGCCTTTTAGGTATCTGGCTCATAACGGCGAGATAAACACCATATTAGGCAACAGAAACTGGATGAGGGCTATAGAGCACGAATTGGAGCATGAACTTTTTGGAGAGAATATAAAGCTCGTAAGACCTTTGGTTTCTTACGAGGAGAGCGATTCTGCCTCTTTGGACAGGGTTTTTGAACTTTTGGTGCTTGTGGGTTATAGTCCAGAGCATGCTATAAATATGCTTATACCCCCTGCTTGGGAGGGTGTGCCTTGGCTTTCAAAGGAAGTGAAAGAGTTCTTTGAATATCAGTCTCTCTTGATGAAACCTTGGGATGGACCTGCCAGCATTGCCTTTACCGACGGTAGAAAGATAGGAGCACACCTTGATAGAAACGGTCTAAGACCTGCCAGATATGTGCTTACCGAGGATGGCATCTTGGTGCTTGGCTCTGAGGTGGGTATGGTGGACCTCTCGGGTAAAAGGGTTCTCAAGAAGGGAAGGCTCGGACCAGGTGATACCCTTGTGGTGGACCTCTCAACGGGTGAAGTAAAAGAGACAGACCAGATACTCAAAGAGCTCTCCTCTCAAAAGCCTTACGGAGAGTGGCTGAGAAAACATCTCCTTAGGCTGTCTGAAATTATAAAGGACTACACTCTTCCAGAGTATGGAGAAGACCCAGAAAGGATAAGAAAACTCGTTGCCTTTGGTTATACACAAGAGGAGATAAAACACGTGCTTGCACCCATGGCGGAGGAGGGGAAAGAGATAACCTTTTCTATGGGTGATGACACTCCCATTCCACCCCTCTCAGAAAAACCTGTATTACTCTTTAGATACTTCAAGCAAAGGTTTGCACAGGTAACAAACCCACCCATAGACCCCATAAGGGAAAGGGCGGTTATGTCCCTTAAGATGAACTTAGGGCACAAGAGAAACTTCCTAAGGGAAGAAGAGGAGCATGCCAAAAGGCTTCAGATAGACAGCCCCATACTCCTGCCTTACCAGTTTAAAGCTCTTATGGAACAGAAGGAGTTCAAAGTTGCTTGGGTTCCAATAACCTATCCGAAAGAGAGAAGCTACTGCGTGGTAGAGCTCCAAGACCTTGCGGGAGAAAGGAGAATAACGGACATACTCTACGATGCCATGTATGAAGGCATTGCCATATGTGACCTAAGGCTTGGTGTGGAGATAGTCTGTAGGAGGGTAGAGGAGGCGGTAAGAGAGGGTGCCAACATTGTGGTTTTGTCCGATAGAAACATATCAAGGTATAGGCTTGCGGTTCCGAGCCTTTTGGCGGTTTCTGCGGTCTTTAAATGGCTTTCTGAACGCGGGCTTTCCAACAAGGTATCCCTTGTGGTAGAAACGGGCGAAGCCAGAGACACCCATCATATGGCTTGCCTTATAGGTTATGGTGCTTCTGCGGTCTATCCCTATCTTATGTATGAGCTTATCTGGGAGCTTTGCAAAAAGGGTGAAATAAAAGTTCCATACGAGCAGGCTATTTTCAACTACAAGAAGGCTCTTGAGGACGGGCTTTTGAAGATAATGTCCAAGATGGGTATTTCCACCCTTAACTCCTATCAAGGTGCAAGGATATTTGATACGGTATGCTTGAATAGGGATTTTGTGGAAGAATACTTCCCCGGCACGCCTGTAACCCTTGAAGCGGACGGTATTTTTGAAGTTCAGGAAAGTCTCCTCGCAAGGCACGACGCAGGATACGAGACAGAGAAGCCAGAGCTTGACTACGGCGGAGAGATGAAGTTCAGAAAGGGTGGACAATGGCATGCGTGGTCTCCCTTTGTGGTTAGAGCACTGCACAAGTTTTTGGAGACAAAGAATTACGAGGACTACAAGGAGTTTTCACGCATAGCCAACGA is a genomic window containing:
- a CDS encoding glycosyltransferase family 39 protein: MFLFFILLAFVSLLPNLHRYPFKNEESLRTQIAFEMWHSGNYLQPTFLGEPYFNKPPLFNWLIVLYSQIIPWSELTARAVSLSFLLLTTLLVGIFSHYLFRNLSLATLSSLVFLTFGNVLFFYGFLGEIDITFTFFVFLGICLLYIWWSAGSKVVGFLAGVVFGLAFLLKGLPA
- the gatA gene encoding Asp-tRNA(Asn)/Glu-tRNA(Gln) amidotransferase subunit GatA, which gives rise to MLWKRSVIELTSLINKGELKPEEVVQSFYERFLETEDKVKAYILPLYERALEEAKSLKPSKDKPLLGIPIAIKDNINVKGYPTTCASKILQGYISPYDATVIERLRRAGALVVGKTNMDEFAMGSSTEYSAFFPTRNPWDLERVPGGSSGGSAVAVAVGSAPLSLGSDTGGSIRQPASFCGVIGLKPTYGRVSRYGLVAFASSLDQIGPFGRRTEDVALLMEVISGHDPKDSTSSKRPVPKYTEELRKGVKGLRVGVVREFMQDGLEEGVRRAFENFLKEMEKEGMQVEEVSLPHVKYAIPCYYIIAPSEASSNLARYDGVRFGYRTREYKDLFEMYAKTRDEGFGPEVKRRILLGTFALSAGYYDAYYLKAMKVRRLIAQDFEKAFERVDLIATPTSPTTAFKFGEKTSDPISMYLSDIFTVSVNLAGLPGISIPIGMCDGLPVGGQLIGKAFDEGTLLRVSYWWEHVYKHYELEPKL
- the gltB gene encoding glutamate synthase large subunit, whose amino-acid sequence is MELLEYDSCGVGFVCNIRGEKSHQIVQWGIEAVKNLTHRGAVGGDGKTGDGAGIMIEIPKKFFEDWLSEEGYELSHIDNLAVGVAFLYEDVRPQIEEHIRRSPFSLVAWREVPIDKSAVGESALRVMPKIFHLLLDAEKVSEERRELELYLLRRRIETDKKIKDKVYFASLSSRVMVYKGMLVAPQLDIFYPELKDQRLESSFCLFHQRYSTNTFPNWKLAQPFRYLAHNGEINTILGNRNWMRAIEHELEHELFGENIKLVRPLVSYEESDSASLDRVFELLVLVGYSPEHAINMLIPPAWEGVPWLSKEVKEFFEYQSLLMKPWDGPASIAFTDGRKIGAHLDRNGLRPARYVLTEDGILVLGSEVGMVDLSGKRVLKKGRLGPGDTLVVDLSTGEVKETDQILKELSSQKPYGEWLRKHLLRLSEIIKDYTLPEYGEDPERIRKLVAFGYTQEEIKHVLAPMAEEGKEITFSMGDDTPIPPLSEKPVLLFRYFKQRFAQVTNPPIDPIRERAVMSLKMNLGHKRNFLREEEEHAKRLQIDSPILLPYQFKALMEQKEFKVAWVPITYPKERSYCVVELQDLAGERRITDILYDAMYEGIAICDLRLGVEIVCRRVEEAVREGANIVVLSDRNISRYRLAVPSLLAVSAVFKWLSERGLSNKVSLVVETGEARDTHHMACLIGYGASAVYPYLMYELIWELCKKGEIKVPYEQAIFNYKKALEDGLLKIMSKMGISTLNSYQGARIFDTVCLNRDFVEEYFPGTPVTLEADGIFEVQESLLARHDAGYETEKPELDYGGEMKFRKGGQWHAWSPFVVRALHKFLETKNYEDYKEFSRIANEEHPTFIRHLLDYKRAEKPIPIEEVEPIESILKRFVTGGMSLGALSPEAHEVLAEACNRLGMKSNSGEGGEDPARYWTIKNSAIKQVASGRFGVTPTYLASAEDIEIKIAQGAKPGEGGQLPGKKVNEYIAKLRYAQPGVTLISPPPHHDIYSIEDLAQLINDLKEANPKARVCVKLVAETGVGTVAAGVAKAYADIIQISGAEGGTGASPYSSIKNAGNYWEIGLSETQRVLMENGLRDKVRLRVDGGLRTGKDVIISALLGAEEFGFGTAAMIAEGCVMARLCHTNQCPTGVATQDPKYREKFKGKVENVMAYFRAVAQEVREILSQMGVRSLDEIIGRRDLLEVKTYDHIPGSKRVKLEEFLKEGYPKDKPLRCLQERNDNPRRSELAKRLEEEVLPYIEKGERFYGEYTIRNVDRSIPTRLAYHIAVRYRDEGLPEDTIQLVFRGTAGQSFGAFNHKGMSLTLIGDANDYVGKGMHGGRIVIKPEGIEDTHNHVIMGNTCLYGATGGELFASGRAGERFAVRNSGAIAVIEGAGMHCCEYMTGGVVVVLGSVGVNFGAGMTGGYAYVLDENIQEKINTSYVFARNLTEQESEELRNLIERHYQYTESPWAKHILENWEGFSERFRKVVPIEQCKRDPYGISDQCEVEVKK